The genomic interval CTCCGCCACCGCATTTTATTAAATTTCAAAGCTGAAGCAGAAAATATCACGGCCGATCAGGTTACAGCGGATTTGTTAAAAACCATTGAGCGTCCCAAAAGTCCTTTATAAGAAGGAATAATCTGGAAACAGGCAATTTTTCAGCCTAAATGCAGCAAAGGTAGAGATAAGTTAACTATTTCGTCCGAAGTAGGGAATACTAATCAAGCACTATGAAACGTTAAAAAGAGAAGTAAATTTTATGAAGAAGGAATAGTATTTTTTTAATGAATACTTCGCTCATTTTGTGATCAATTTGCATAATTATTGTTGCTGCCACAGAACAGCATCACAGCTGGCCATTTCTTAGTAAAAAACGTCTACATTTGCCTAATAGATTACCCGAATGTTTGTAAATTTTTCTTTATTTCATAATCTAAGGCAATTCCATCGCTTTCTGAAATATTATTTCAGAGCTTATTTACATTTTGCTTCCCTTATTATACTCATAGTTACCTTGTTGATGCTTAGCTCTTCAGCACAGGCGCAAATTGGTAATCGCCGGAATAGACTTCCTAACCGGGATAGTTTAGCCGTGCGCCAGGATACAGTAAAGGTAAGTGCTGATACTCTTCGCCAGACCGGTGATATTGAAACCACCATTAACTATACAGCCAAAGATTCGATTATCACCGATGTAGCCAGCCAGATTACCAAATTATATACCGATGCAAAAGTTACTTATGGGGAAATCACCCTGGAAGCGGCGTATATGGAAGTAGACATGCGGAATAATCAGGTGTATGCGAAAGGTGTACCGGATTCTACAGGTAAAGATATGGGGACACCAAAGTTTAAAAATGGCCAGGAAGAGTATGAAGCCAAAGAGATCCGGTATAATTTCAAAACCAAACGCGGAGTGATTGGCCAGGTGGTTACTCAACAGGGAGAAGGATTTATTCATGGAACAACCGTAAAAAAAGACCCTGAGAACAATATGTATGTGGGCAATGGCCTATATACAACCTGTAATTTGCAACATCCTCATTTTCATATAAAAGCCAATAAAATTAAAGTAGTACATGAAAAACAAGTTGTAACCGGGCCTTTCAATCTGGTGATTAATGATGTGCCTACACCGCTTGGATTTGCTTTTGGTGTTTTCCCCTTTATTAAGAAAAAGCCAAATGGAACCTCGGGAATTATTTTTCCGGTGTATGGGGAAGAACCCCGGGAAAGAGGATTTTTCCTTCGCAATGGAGGATATTACTGGGCCATGAGTGAGAGAATGAACATGAGTTTTCTGGGAGAAATTTATTCCAGAGGTGGCTGGGGATTAAATCTGCAATCGCAATACAGGCAAATATACAGATATGGTGGAAATCTGGATTTGCGTTATAACCGGCGTAGAGCGGGAGACGAAGGTTTTCAGTCTATTGCAGAAGATTTCTGGATTACCTGGTCTCACACACCTGAGAACAGAGGGGGCACCGGACGGTTTTCTGCCAGTGTTAATGCAGGTACTTCCAAGTATAACCAGCGGAATGCGTATGTAAGTGGTGGTACACAGGATTTGAGCCGCCAGATTACGCCGGTGTTTAATTCCAATATATCTTATTCCAATCAGGCATTCAAAGGGGCAGTTACCTATGGGGTTAATTTCCGCCATGATATGAATACCCAGACTGGTATTATGAACCTGACACTTCCGGATATAAATCTGGCTGTAACCCGTATTTACCCCTTTAAACGGCAGAATAGCACTAAAAAAGCCTGGTATGAAACGATTGGATTCTCCTATAACTTCAACGGAAGCAACCGCCTGACTAATACTCCTCAAACACTGGCATCAAGTTTTTCAGGATTGAAAATAGCCAATGCTTCCAAACAAAGCTCCGATATAGTTGCTTTTAACCCCTCCAATTTAGACGAACTTTTGCGAAGGGCACAAATTGGAGCAAGGCATAGCATTCCGATATCTATGAGTTTGAAGCTATTTAAATACTTTAGCGTAAACCCAAGCTTTAGTTATAATGAAACATGGTATCCGCAAAAATTGACATATACCTATCTGGCTCCAGAGATACCACAAGACGGAGAAGGTTTTGTACGAATTGATACTTCCCGTGGATTCCACAGAAGTTATTCTTACACTGCAAGCACTGGCCTGACGACCAATATTTACGGAATGTTTTATTTTAAAAATAAAAACAGACGCTTGGAAGCAATCCGTCACCGGATGATTCCATCTGTAAGTTTAAGTTATGCGCCTGATTTTTCGAGAGACAGGTATGGGTTTTACCAGAACTTACAGTTAAGAAGATCCTATGAAAATAATCCACAATATTCCTTTCCTTATAACCTTGACCCTTTAAATAATCCGCAATATTTTAGTCCCATCTCACGGTTTGCCAGTGGACAGTTTAGTCCGCCGGGAATAGGTGAATCTGGTAATATTGGTTTTTCCCTCAATAATACATTTGAAGCCAAATTAAGACCTAAATCTGATTCGGCAGGTGCAAAATCAGAAAAAGTATCTATTCTCGATAATTTTAATATTAGTTCGAGTTATAATCTGGCAGCTGATTCATTGAATTTATCCCCTTTTAATATATCCGCCCGTACCAAAATCCTGAAAACAGATGTAAACTTTGGAATGGTTGTAGACCCTTACCTGACTCAAATGGTTCAACTTGACAATGGCCAAAAAGTGGCCAGAAAAGTAAATGAATTTGCCTGGAATAATGGAAAAGGATTAGGTCAGATCACCTCAGCTAATATGTATTTTAGTAAGAGTTTTAGTCCGGGTAGTGACAAGAAGAAAAAAACGGATGCTGATACGGACACTGAAACTACTACCGATGATGAACGGTCAACAGAGGAACAAGATGCCATTAAGCAAATCAATGCCAACCGGGATAAGTATGTCGATTTCAATATTCCATGGACATTAAGTTTTAGTTATAGTCTGAATTACAGCAAACGGGGATTTGAAAAAGCGGTAGTAAGTCAGACACTCAGTTTTAACGGAGATCTGAAACTCACAGAAAAATGGAAAATTGCCATTAACTCCGGGTATGATTTTGTGGGCGGTGGTATTATTAATACTACTTCTATCAATATCCACCGGGATTTACATTGCTGGGAAATGGTGGCCAGCTGGATACCTTTTGGTCCTTATCAATCCTATACATTTGATATTCGTGTAAGAGCCTCCCTGCTTCAGGACCTGAAACTGAGTCGTCGCAGAACCTGGTCCGACCGTACCACTACGAATTAATCTGAGTAATAGAGAAAGCTGAATTACAAATAGGAAGTCAGAATAAAAAATATATTTCTGTAATTTCTACACCTGATGATAATCGCCTTTCCAGCGTTTAATTCTTTTCTTTATCTGTACTGGTTCCAGGTGTTCTTCCAGGGTTATATTAACCAGCGAAAGGAGTTCAGTATCACTGGCAAATCGCAGGGCAGCAATCTGATTCGAAGAAAGCTGACTTTCTATTTCGTTAAATGTCTGGCCGGTAAGTGTAAAATACCTTAGGCGCATTTCCATCCGGATCATTCTTTTTTGTGTAATTAATGCTTGCTGGCGAACCAGTATAACTGTGGCTATTGCCACTACACCTGCCAGTAAGTAATAACTGGCTTCCATCCAAGATTGGTTTACTAATCCCCTTTGAACAAAAAATGTAGCTGATAGTAAAATAAACAGGCTACTTACCGGAATGAGTATGAAATAGTAGAGTAAATTGTATTGCTTATGGTTACCATAATGCTGCTTTCCCCTCTTATAAAGCATTATCAATAAAATTAAATGGGATATAGACTATATTTTATTACTTTTATACAATTTCAATGTTTTTTGAAATATTTCGGGATTTTTTCGACAGAGTATATTAATTTTTAGATTAAACTGGGCAGCTGGCAAATGTCGCTCTTGTTAAATAACCTATCACTATCTTAACCTGCAAACTTTAATTCATATGCCATCATTCGATGTAGTAAGTAAGGTAGATGCGCAGACCCTGGATAATGCCATCAATACCGCAAAAAAAGAAATTCTAAACCGCTTTGATTTCCGGGATTCCAAAAGTTCAATTGAGCTGGATAAAAAAACATCCATTATTCATATCATCTCTGAAAATGAGATGCGGGTGAAAGCAATTGTGGATGTAATTATTACCAGAATGGTAAAACAAGGATTGGATGCCAAATCCTTAGACTTAAGTGCTGAACCTTATCCTTCCGGGGCTACTGTCCGGCTTGACTTAAAGGTGAAAGAAGGAATTGATAAAGAAGCTGCCAAAAAAATGGTAAAAGACATAAAAGACAGCAATCTGAAAGTTCAGGCCTCGATTATGGATGATCAGTTAAGGATAACCGGTAAAAAAATTGATGACTTGCAGGCGGTTATTGCGCATCTTCGCAAAAAAGATTACGGCCTTCCTTTACAGTTTACCAATATGAAAGCATAAACTTGGAAGATGGAAGATAGATATCAGAAGAAATAGTATATTTTCACATACTTTCCTGGCTATATAATCTATCTTCCAACCTCCGGCTTCCCTTTAAGCCATTGTTCCACCCACTTTTTCCAGCAATTGTTTAGTCAGGCGGATGCCTTCTTCCTCGCTCACTTTACTTCCTTCGTATTCAATTCCGATATGCCCGGTGTAGCCGGCCTGTTTTACAATTTGAAGCATACGGCTATAGTCTATATGACTCTCATTACCACTGGCATCAAATTCATGTGTTTTGGCACTTACACCTTTGGCGAAGGGCATCAGTTCTGTTACACCCTGATAACGGTCATATTCTTTCTCGCAGCCATTATTGGCATACTTCATGCAGAAATTACCAAAATCCGGAAGCGTGCCACATTCTGGTTTATTTACTTGTTTCATTACCCCGGAAAGCCATTTGCCATCAGAGGAATAACTGCCATGGTTTTCTACAATTATATTAATTCCGTTTTTTGCCCCATATTCCGTTAAGCGGCCCAATCCATCTACAGCTGCTTTGGCTACATCTTCTGCCGAACCTTCTCCGGCTGCATTCACCCGGATGGAGTGACATCCCAGGAATTTTGCCGCATCTACCCACTTATGGTGATTTTCAACCGCTTGTTTGCGTTTGGCATCATTGGTATCAGCTAAATGCCCGGCAGTATCTACCATAATCAACACACTTGTTACGCCATTATCATCGCAGCGTTTTTTTAACTCGTTCAGATAAGCCTGGTCATAGGTTTTATCTTTGAAAAGCTGATCTACATATTCCACCGCATCAATACCAAAATCATTTTTTGCTTTTAACGGAAAATCCAGATTGGTAAGCTTTCCGCTTTGTATGGCATTATGTAAGGACCATTCGGCTAAGGAGATTTTAAAAAACATAGGTTTTACAATTGAACTGGTGGCTGTTGTATCAGGAGCAGTACTTGTTGTATCTGCATTGTCCTGGGTAGAGCCAGGCTTCGAGTCGCAAGCCGTTAAAAACGGAACAGATAGCAGGCTATATCCGGCAGCAAACTGACTCATGTTCTTAATAAATGTTCTTCGGTTGGGGCGCATAGGATTAAAAAACAGGTTTATTTCCTGGGAAAGGTAAATAAATTCTTCAATTTATGCTGAGAAAATATAAGAAATAGTAGCATCTATGTTAATAGCGAGGGAAATAATCCATATATACTTCGAATTATAAGATGATCAATGACTAATGAAAATGAATATCATTTCATCCAGTGTACTTTTCCAAAATAGGCGGGATCAAATAGGCCATCAGGCAAGGAAGGATTAGATTTTAACTCTTTATATTCCTCCAGTTGCTCTTTTTTACCATCTTTTAAAAACAACACTTCCGTTTCTATCCAGCCTCCGGCAGATTTGATGTGTTTACTGAACTGGGCTTCCTGCAGGTGATGGTCTGGGGTAGGAGTGAGGGTGCGAACCAGAAAAAGATTGTCTTTATCAATCCAGAACTGGGGTTTTTGCAGATCACCTTTAGTTGCTCCTACCACAAAAGCAGGTTTCCCTTGCCAGGTATTTTCATGGAAAGTTTTAATATCATATCCGGCATCTTTTAGCCGTTGTAAAGCTTCCGTTTTAGGAAGAAAATAAATACCACCAGCCAGTAACATCAAGTTATTTGGTTGCCTGTGGCTGGCTTTAAGCTGTCCAGTTTTGAAATTGTATACAGAATCGTTGGCGAAAATCACGGCATTACCTTCGGAGGGCATTCCAAAATCTATTCTGAACTTATCCGGGTAGGCGATAGCTTCATACCAGATGGAGGTTCCGGAAATGGTATCATTTGTATAATGCGTGTTATATTGAACGAAAGTAATGGTTTTTGCCCATTTTCCTGAATATCGTTTTTGCATAGCTTCTACCAGGGTTTCAGCAGAAGTGATCTTTGTGGGTAATGGTTTTTGGAAATTGAGTATCAGTATTAAATAAACTATAAAGATAGGCATGAATGTGTTTTAGAATGGATGAAATTTAAAGAAAGGATAAATCAGCATATTTTCTTTCACACAGTTTGGGGGATAAGCAAAGAAAATCTGATTTTTGTGCCTTCTGCTTTGCTGGAGCAAATATCTAAACTGCCACTCAGCTTTTTCGCCCGGCTATTCATATTCATTAATCCATTCCCTGCTTTTTCCCTCTCTTTCTCAAACCCAACGCCATTATCTGTCAGGATGATACTTACCTGGTCTTCATTTACTTCAAAGCAGAGCAGTACCTGGGTGCTTTTAGCATGTTTTAATATATTACTCATGGCTTCCTTGAATAAAAGTATCAGATGGCGGCTATCGCCCATTGGTAGCATAATCGGTTTCAAGGCATGGTTTATACCACTGGCGTTAAAAGTGGTTGAGGTTTTATCAAACAGGTCATCTCCAAAGTCTTTGAGCCGGATTGCTACTTCATATAAGCTATCGTTATCCGGATTGATTGACCAGATAAAGTCTTTGGTTCCCTGGTAAAGTTGATTGGAATTATCGCTGATTTTGGTGAGTAAATCGCTTACTTCAGCTCCATGTCCGTTTAGCCGGGCTTTGATTAATTCGGTAAGTAAAGAAATCCTGGTGAGCCTGTTTCCAAATTCATCATGCAGATCTTCGGCGGCAAGCTTGCGTACCCGTTCATTTTCTGCCAGTTTTACTTTCTCCATTTCCATCAGGCGGTATACCTTGCGTTTTACACGGTAATCATAAAATAATTTAAAAGCTACTACCAGAATTGCTATTGTAATGATATAAAACCAGTACGTACGCCAGAAAGGAGGGAGGATCACAATTTTTACAGTGGCTTCCTGCTTTTCATTCCAGATGCCATCGCTGTTAGAACCTTTCACCCGGAAGGTATAGGTGCCCGGACTAAGATTGGTAAAACTGGCAAAACGCCGGTTGCCAATATACAGCCATTCATCATGTAAGCCATCCAGTTTAAATGCATACTGGTTTTTTCGTGGATTTGTATAGTCGAGGGCG from Rhodocytophaga rosea carries:
- a CDS encoding putative LPS assembly protein LptD → MLSSSAQAQIGNRRNRLPNRDSLAVRQDTVKVSADTLRQTGDIETTINYTAKDSIITDVASQITKLYTDAKVTYGEITLEAAYMEVDMRNNQVYAKGVPDSTGKDMGTPKFKNGQEEYEAKEIRYNFKTKRGVIGQVVTQQGEGFIHGTTVKKDPENNMYVGNGLYTTCNLQHPHFHIKANKIKVVHEKQVVTGPFNLVINDVPTPLGFAFGVFPFIKKKPNGTSGIIFPVYGEEPRERGFFLRNGGYYWAMSERMNMSFLGEIYSRGGWGLNLQSQYRQIYRYGGNLDLRYNRRRAGDEGFQSIAEDFWITWSHTPENRGGTGRFSASVNAGTSKYNQRNAYVSGGTQDLSRQITPVFNSNISYSNQAFKGAVTYGVNFRHDMNTQTGIMNLTLPDINLAVTRIYPFKRQNSTKKAWYETIGFSYNFNGSNRLTNTPQTLASSFSGLKIANASKQSSDIVAFNPSNLDELLRRAQIGARHSIPISMSLKLFKYFSVNPSFSYNETWYPQKLTYTYLAPEIPQDGEGFVRIDTSRGFHRSYSYTASTGLTTNIYGMFYFKNKNRRLEAIRHRMIPSVSLSYAPDFSRDRYGFYQNLQLRRSYENNPQYSFPYNLDPLNNPQYFSPISRFASGQFSPPGIGESGNIGFSLNNTFEAKLRPKSDSAGAKSEKVSILDNFNISSSYNLAADSLNLSPFNISARTKILKTDVNFGMVVDPYLTQMVQLDNGQKVARKVNEFAWNNGKGLGQITSANMYFSKSFSPGSDKKKKTDADTDTETTTDDERSTEEQDAIKQINANRDKYVDFNIPWTLSFSYSLNYSKRGFEKAVVSQTLSFNGDLKLTEKWKIAINSGYDFVGGGIINTTSINIHRDLHCWEMVASWIPFGPYQSYTFDIRVRASLLQDLKLSRRRTWSDRTTTN
- a CDS encoding DUF6526 family protein; the encoded protein is MLYKRGKQHYGNHKQYNLLYYFILIPVSSLFILLSATFFVQRGLVNQSWMEASYYLLAGVVAIATVILVRQQALITQKRMIRMEMRLRYFTLTGQTFNEIESQLSSNQIAALRFASDTELLSLVNITLEEHLEPVQIKKRIKRWKGDYHQV
- a CDS encoding YajQ family cyclic di-GMP-binding protein; this translates as MPSFDVVSKVDAQTLDNAINTAKKEILNRFDFRDSKSSIELDKKTSIIHIISENEMRVKAIVDVIITRMVKQGLDAKSLDLSAEPYPSGATVRLDLKVKEGIDKEAAKKMVKDIKDSNLKVQASIMDDQLRITGKKIDDLQAVIAHLRKKDYGLPLQFTNMKA
- a CDS encoding sugar phosphate isomerase/epimerase family protein; translated protein: MRPNRRTFIKNMSQFAAGYSLLSVPFLTACDSKPGSTQDNADTTSTAPDTTATSSIVKPMFFKISLAEWSLHNAIQSGKLTNLDFPLKAKNDFGIDAVEYVDQLFKDKTYDQAYLNELKKRCDDNGVTSVLIMVDTAGHLADTNDAKRKQAVENHHKWVDAAKFLGCHSIRVNAAGEGSAEDVAKAAVDGLGRLTEYGAKNGINIIVENHGSYSSDGKWLSGVMKQVNKPECGTLPDFGNFCMKYANNGCEKEYDRYQGVTELMPFAKGVSAKTHEFDASGNESHIDYSRMLQIVKQAGYTGHIGIEYEGSKVSEEEGIRLTKQLLEKVGGTMA
- a CDS encoding LolA family protein, with amino-acid sequence MPIFIVYLILILNFQKPLPTKITSAETLVEAMQKRYSGKWAKTITFVQYNTHYTNDTISGTSIWYEAIAYPDKFRIDFGMPSEGNAVIFANDSVYNFKTGQLKASHRQPNNLMLLAGGIYFLPKTEALQRLKDAGYDIKTFHENTWQGKPAFVVGATKGDLQKPQFWIDKDNLFLVRTLTPTPDHHLQEAQFSKHIKSAGGWIETEVLFLKDGKKEQLEEYKELKSNPSLPDGLFDPAYFGKVHWMK